GCCCACGCGCTGAACCTCCGGGACTCGGGCCAGGACGTCGTGGTCGGGCTCTACAAGGGGTCGAAGAGCTGGGCCAAGGCCGAGAAGGACGGTCTGCGGGTCACCACGGTGGCCGAGGCCGCCCAGATGGGCGACATCGTCATGATCCTGCTCCCCGACCAGGTCCACCGTTCGACCTACGAGGAATCGATCCGGAGCGCGCTGAGCAAGGGCAAGATGCTCATGGTGGCGCACGGCTTCAGCCTGCACTTCAACCAGGTGGTGCCGCCGCCCGACGTGGACGTCTCCATGATCGCCCCCAAGGCGCCCGGGCACGTCATGCGCGACCTCTTCACGCAGGGCCCCGGCGTGCCGGCCCTGCTGGCCGTGCAGCAGGACGTCAGCGGGCGGGCCAAAGATCTGGCCCTGGCCTACGCCAAGGGCGTCGGGTGCACCCGGGCCGGGGTCCTGGAGACCACGGTGCGCGAGGAGACCGAGACCGACCTCTTCGGCGAGCAGACGACCCTGTGCGGCGGCATCTCGCACCTCATCAAGGCGGCCTACGAGACGCTGGTCGAGGCCGGCTACCAGCCCGAGGTCGCGTACTTCGAGTGCATGCACGAGATGAAGCTCATCGTCGACCTGTTCTATCAGGGCGGCCTGGCCTACATGCGCTACTCCGTCTCGGACACCGCGGAGTACGGCGACTACAGCCGGGGCCCCCGCATCGTGAACGACGCGACGAAGGCCGAGATGCGCCGCATCCTGGCCGAGATCCAGTCCGGGCAGTTCGCACGCGAGTGGGTGCTGGAGAACCAGGCCAATCGCGCCTCGTTCCTGGCCATGCGCCGGCGGGACGCCGAGCATCCGATCGAAGAGGTTGGCAAGCGGCTTCGGGCCATGATGTCATGGATCAAGCCCCCGCGAATGGGGTGAGGGTGAAGTGGGTAAAAAGAAACGCACACGACGGATTCCGATCGCGCGAGAGGGCTGGCCGTTCGTCCTGGGGCCGGCGGCGATCGCGGCCGGGCTCTGGCTCACCGGCCGCCGGCGGCTGGCCGCGCCGTTCGCGGCGGCCTCGGTGGCCTCGCTCGGCTTCTTCCGTGACCCCGAGCGGGAGGTCTCGGCGGCGGCCAACGCAGTGCTGGCCCCGGCCGACGGCACCGTGCGCGAGATCGTCGAGGACAGCGACGAGTGGGTGGGGCCGGGCGTGCGGGTGTCCATCTTCCTCTCGCCGCTGGACGTCCACGTCAATCGGGCGCCCATCGGCGGCCTCGTGGTGGACACGCGCCAGCAGCGGGGGCGCTTCCTGGCCGCCTGGAAGGCCGAGGCCAGCCGGATCAACGAGCGCTGCGTGATCCATCTGCAGGGTGACAACGCCCGGGTGACGGTGGTGCAGATCGCCGGCATGGCGGCCCGGCGCATCGTGTGCCGGGTGCGCGCCGGCGACAAGGTGGCGGCCGGCGATCGCATCGGGATGATCCGCTTCGGCTCGCGCACCGACTGCCTCGTGCCCCAGGGAACCGACATCCGCGTCCGCCCCGGCCAGCGCGTGGTGGCTGGCGTCACCGTCCTGGGGTTCCTGGTGTGATGAACGCGGGGACCGAGATGAAGAATCGGTCTAGAACAACGCAGCCACGCGTGCCTAGAGCAGCCCACCCACGCCCCGTGCCGGGCACGCGGCCCCCGCTACAAATCAACAATCGGTCTAAGAGAACGCAGCCACGCGTGCCTAGAGCAGCCCACCCACGCCCCGTGCCGGGCACGCGGCCCCCGCTACAATGATCAGGCGCCCGGCAACGCGGGGGCCGCGGCGGCGGCGCTGGCAGGAGCTCCGGGAAAAGCGCCGGCACGGGATCTTCCTGCTCCCCAGCCTGCTCACCACGGGCAATCTCTTCTGCGGCTTCTTCTCGATGCTGCTGGCCGCCAACCAGCGCTACCCGGAGGCGGCGCTGGCCATCTTCGTGGCGATGGTGATGGACCTCCTGGATGGCCGCGTGGCCCGGCTCATGAAGGCCACCAGCCAGTTCGGCGTCGAGTTCGATTCGCTGGCCGACGTGGTCTCCTTCTGCGTGGCCCCGGCGTTCCTGCTCTACGCGGTGGCCCTGCGCGACCTGGGCCGCCCGGCCTGGTTCGGCGCCTTTCTGTTCGTGATCTGTGGCGCGCTCCGGCTGGCCCGCTTCAACGTGCAGACGGGCAGCGTGGATCGGCGCTTCTTCATAGGACTCAGCACGCCGGCCGCCGCGGGCCTGGTCGCCTCCGCCGTGCTGCTGGTGAACGACCGCGCGCTCGACGCGTGGGTCAAGGTGGCGCTGGCCGCCGGCACGTACGTGGTCGCGCTGCTCATGGTCTCCACGTTCCGTTACTGGAGCTTCAAGGAGATCGACATCGCCCGGCGCTACCCCGTGCGGAGCCTGCTCATCGTGGTGCTGGGGCTCATGATCGTGGCCACCAATTACGAGGTGTTCCTGTCCCTGCTCTTCGGCGGCTATGCCCTGTCGGGCCCGGTGCGGCGGCTGGTGCTCGGCCGCGCGGCTCCGCTGACCGGAGAGCTGGGGACCAACGAGGTGTCTTGAGATGGACCAGTCGACAGGACGGATGGACCGTGTGGTGATCTTCGATACGACGCTGCGAGACGGCGAGCAGGCGCCGGGCTTCTCCATGAACACCATGGAGAAGCTGGAGATGGCGCGCCAGCTCGCCCGGCTCAACGTGGACGTCATCGAAGCCGGGTTCCCCATCTCCTCGGAGGAGGACTTCGAGGCCACCAGGGAGGTCGCCCGCCAGGTGGGGACTCTGGAAGGCGCGCCGATCATCGGGGGGCTGAGCCGGGTCGGGCTGGCCGACATCGATCGCTGCTGGGAGGCCGTCAAGTACGCCCGGCGGGCCCGGATCCACACGTTCGTGGCCACGTCCGACATCCACCTGAAGTACAAGCTGCGGAAGTCGCGCGCCGAGGTCATGAAGGCCGCGGTGGAGGCCGTGCGCCACGCTCGCGGCTACTGCGACGACGTGGAGTTCTCCCCCGAGGACGCCTCCCGCTCGGACTTCGAGTACATGTGCGATGTCCTGTCGGCCGTCATCGGCGCCGGAGCCACCACGATCAACATCCCGGACACGGTGGGCTACGCCATCCCCCGGGAGTGGGGTGAGCGCATCGCGCGCATCCGCGAGCAGGTCGACGGAATCGATCGGGTGGTGTTGTCCGTCCACTGCCACAACGATCTCGGACAAGCCGTGGCCAACTCGCTGACCGCCATCATGAACGGGGCCCGGCAGGTCGAGTGCACCATCAACGGCATCGGCGAGCGCGCCGGCAACGCCTCGCTGGAAGAGATCGTGATGGCCCTGCGGACCCGCAAGGACTTCTTCGGGATCGACACGCGGGTGAAGACCGAGGAGATCTTCCGGACCTCGCGCCTGCTCAGCCACATCACCGGGGTCCACGTGCAGCCCAACAAGGCGATCGTCGGGGAGAACGCCTTCGCCCACGAGGCGGGGATCCACCAGGACGGCGTCCTCAAGGAGAAGCTCACCTACGAGATCATGCGCCCGGAGGACATCGGGCGGGCCTCCAACAAGCTGGTGCTGGGCAAGCACTCGGGGCGCCACGCGCTGGCCGCCCGGCTGAAGGACCTCGGCTTCGACCTGGCCGGGGCCGAGCTGGACCGGGCCTTCCGGGCCTTCAAGGACCTGGCCGATCGCAAGAAGGAAGTCTACGACGAAGACCTCGTGTCCATCGTCACCGACGAGGCCACCAAGCTTCCCGAGGCCTACGAGCTGGACT
Above is a window of Candidatus Methylomirabilota bacterium DNA encoding:
- a CDS encoding phosphatidylserine decarboxylase, producing the protein MGKKKRTRRIPIAREGWPFVLGPAAIAAGLWLTGRRRLAAPFAAASVASLGFFRDPEREVSAAANAVLAPADGTVREIVEDSDEWVGPGVRVSIFLSPLDVHVNRAPIGGLVVDTRQQRGRFLAAWKAEASRINERCVIHLQGDNARVTVVQIAGMAARRIVCRVRAGDKVAAGDRIGMIRFGSRTDCLVPQGTDIRVRPGQRVVAGVTVLGFLV
- a CDS encoding 2-isopropylmalate synthase, whose protein sequence is MDQSTGRMDRVVIFDTTLRDGEQAPGFSMNTMEKLEMARQLARLNVDVIEAGFPISSEEDFEATREVARQVGTLEGAPIIGGLSRVGLADIDRCWEAVKYARRARIHTFVATSDIHLKYKLRKSRAEVMKAAVEAVRHARGYCDDVEFSPEDASRSDFEYMCDVLSAVIGAGATTINIPDTVGYAIPREWGERIARIREQVDGIDRVVLSVHCHNDLGQAVANSLTAIMNGARQVECTINGIGERAGNASLEEIVMALRTRKDFFGIDTRVKTEEIFRTSRLLSHITGVHVQPNKAIVGENAFAHEAGIHQDGVLKEKLTYEIMRPEDIGRASNKLVLGKHSGRHALAARLKDLGFDLAGAELDRAFRAFKDLADRKKEVYDEDLVSIVTDEATKLPEAYELDYLHVISGTGIVPSATVRLRREGQLYQDSGVGDGPVDAALAAIDAITGTKGRLNDYALRAATSGKDAIGEVSVKVDFDGTLVSGKGASTDVVEASVRAYLNALNRLVHSSAQRMKDVGP
- the pssA gene encoding CDP-diacylglycerol--serine O-phosphatidyltransferase; the protein is MIRRPATRGPRRRRWQELREKRRHGIFLLPSLLTTGNLFCGFFSMLLAANQRYPEAALAIFVAMVMDLLDGRVARLMKATSQFGVEFDSLADVVSFCVAPAFLLYAVALRDLGRPAWFGAFLFVICGALRLARFNVQTGSVDRRFFIGLSTPAAAGLVASAVLLVNDRALDAWVKVALAAGTYVVALLMVSTFRYWSFKEIDIARRYPVRSLLIVVLGLMIVATNYEVFLSLLFGGYALSGPVRRLVLGRAAPLTGELGTNEVS
- the ilvC gene encoding ketol-acid reductoisomerase; translated protein: MPAKIYYDQDADLGLLKGRKIAVVGYGSQGHAHALNLRDSGQDVVVGLYKGSKSWAKAEKDGLRVTTVAEAAQMGDIVMILLPDQVHRSTYEESIRSALSKGKMLMVAHGFSLHFNQVVPPPDVDVSMIAPKAPGHVMRDLFTQGPGVPALLAVQQDVSGRAKDLALAYAKGVGCTRAGVLETTVREETETDLFGEQTTLCGGISHLIKAAYETLVEAGYQPEVAYFECMHEMKLIVDLFYQGGLAYMRYSVSDTAEYGDYSRGPRIVNDATKAEMRRILAEIQSGQFAREWVLENQANRASFLAMRRRDAEHPIEEVGKRLRAMMSWIKPPRMG